One window of the Natrinema sp. CBA1119 genome contains the following:
- a CDS encoding zinc-dependent alcohol dehydrogenase family protein — MRAAVLEEHGEPLTVKDVDYPEPGADQVIVETEACGICRSDWHAWQGDWSWIGAGVPEGQILGHEPAGVVSAVGSDVETLEEGDRVAVPFHLGDGTCPHCREGRANNCETVLPLGLSEYSQGAFAEAFPVREADFNCVKLPDDVGFAEMAGLGCRFMTAYHALADRADLRPGDWVAIHGCGGVGLSAIHIADALGAHPIAIDLVDDKLERAEELGARETVNVTEVDSSAQAVQAITDGGADVSIDALGVADTCKNSVNSLGTRGSHVQVGLTTGEEEGQIELPVDIMTMQEIDFHGSFGMPLVRYEELFNLIAQGTLEPDKIIGETLSLEEAPETLASMDDYGTVGIPVITEF, encoded by the coding sequence ATGCGAGCAGCCGTACTCGAAGAACATGGGGAACCGCTGACGGTCAAAGACGTCGACTATCCGGAGCCGGGAGCCGATCAGGTAATCGTCGAGACAGAAGCGTGTGGGATCTGTCGAAGCGACTGGCACGCCTGGCAGGGCGACTGGAGCTGGATCGGCGCGGGCGTCCCGGAAGGACAGATCCTCGGCCACGAGCCCGCCGGCGTCGTTTCGGCGGTCGGAAGCGACGTCGAGACCCTCGAGGAAGGCGACCGCGTCGCGGTGCCGTTCCACCTGGGCGACGGCACCTGTCCACACTGCCGCGAGGGTCGGGCGAACAACTGCGAGACGGTGCTTCCGCTTGGTCTGTCGGAGTACTCACAGGGCGCGTTCGCGGAGGCGTTCCCCGTTCGGGAAGCCGACTTCAACTGCGTGAAACTCCCCGACGATGTCGGTTTCGCGGAGATGGCGGGTCTCGGCTGCCGGTTCATGACGGCCTACCACGCGCTGGCCGACCGGGCCGACCTTCGACCCGGCGACTGGGTCGCCATCCACGGTTGTGGCGGCGTCGGCCTCTCGGCGATCCACATCGCGGACGCGCTGGGTGCCCACCCGATCGCGATCGACCTCGTCGACGACAAACTCGAGCGCGCCGAGGAACTCGGTGCCCGGGAGACGGTCAACGTGACGGAAGTCGACAGTTCGGCCCAGGCGGTCCAGGCCATCACGGACGGCGGTGCCGATGTCTCGATCGACGCACTGGGCGTCGCCGATACCTGCAAGAACTCGGTCAACAGCCTCGGCACGCGGGGTAGCCACGTGCAGGTCGGACTGACGACCGGCGAGGAGGAGGGCCAGATCGAACTCCCCGTCGACATCATGACGATGCAGGAGATCGACTTCCACGGCTCCTTCGGGATGCCGCTGGTCCGCTACGAGGAACTGTTTAACCTGATCGCACAGGGCACCCTCGAGCCAGACAAGATCATCGGCGAGACACTGTCGCTCGAGGAGGCTCCCGAGACGCTCGCCTCGATGGACGACTACGGAACGGTCGGCATTCCGGTCATCACCGAGTTCTGA
- a CDS encoding Gfo/Idh/MocA family protein, whose protein sequence is MSDDDGSRPIRIGIVGLGYIGTTVGGQFHRHPDATVRAVCDLDAALRDEVGRGFGVSADQQYAEYEAMLAEASLDAVLVGTPHTLHYEQVVAALERGHHVYCDKPLTTDLERARDLADRVDRSDRTVMVGYQRHLQTAFRTARDRFADRKPEWLTASITQGWIDDSRGTWRLDPDLSGGGFLYDTGSHVLDGVLWTTGLEPASVAASMAFHDDEQRVDRRAHLDVRFENGATGTFSFHGDAPSVREHIHLWDGEGAIYLEGTQWGSRKVVEIDPDAGEYVPYIDPRDEQTRADAFLESVRNGTEPPATVHDALRVTALTEAAYEAARTGDRVSVDR, encoded by the coding sequence ATGAGTGATGACGACGGATCGCGGCCGATCCGGATCGGTATCGTCGGACTGGGCTACATCGGAACCACCGTCGGTGGCCAGTTTCACCGTCACCCTGACGCGACCGTCCGCGCGGTCTGCGATCTCGATGCGGCGCTCCGCGACGAGGTTGGCCGCGGGTTCGGCGTGTCCGCAGATCAGCAATACGCCGAGTACGAGGCGATGCTCGCGGAGGCGTCTCTCGACGCAGTGCTCGTCGGGACGCCCCACACCCTCCATTACGAGCAAGTCGTCGCCGCCCTCGAGCGGGGCCACCACGTCTACTGCGACAAACCGCTGACGACCGACCTCGAGCGGGCCCGCGACCTCGCGGATCGAGTCGATCGAAGCGATCGGACCGTGATGGTCGGCTACCAGCGCCACCTTCAGACGGCGTTTCGAACGGCGCGCGACCGGTTCGCCGACCGGAAACCGGAGTGGCTGACCGCCTCGATCACGCAGGGGTGGATCGACGATTCGCGAGGGACCTGGCGGCTCGATCCCGATCTGTCCGGGGGCGGCTTTCTCTACGATACCGGCAGCCACGTCCTCGACGGTGTTCTCTGGACAACCGGCCTCGAGCCGGCGTCCGTCGCCGCGAGCATGGCGTTTCACGACGACGAGCAGCGAGTCGACCGCCGCGCTCACCTCGACGTTCGGTTCGAAAACGGTGCGACGGGCACGTTTTCGTTTCACGGCGACGCGCCGTCGGTCCGCGAGCATATCCACCTCTGGGACGGTGAGGGTGCGATCTACCTCGAGGGAACGCAGTGGGGGTCTCGAAAAGTCGTCGAAATCGATCCCGACGCCGGGGAGTACGTTCCCTACATCGACCCCCGCGACGAACAGACCCGGGCTGACGCGTTCCTCGAGAGCGTCAGAAACGGAACCGAGCCGCCGGCGACGGTCCACGACGCGCTCCGGGTGACGGCGCTGACCGAAGCGGCTTACGAGGCGGCTCGAACCGGTGATCGGGTCTCCGTCGATCGATAA